Part of the Bacillus marinisedimentorum genome is shown below.
AAAACGTGTTTCGGACTTTTTGGCCAGTAAAGGTATTCAATTTATCACAGTGGCGATTGAACCAAAAACAAAAAAGATGTTTTCTCTATATGAAATCAATGAGGAACTTCAAAAGGCACTAGATCAATACAAACAGTAATCAGATTAAAAATAATAAATCCAATAAACTTTAAAATAAATTCGGGGGTTTTAAAATGAAATTTGAAGAGTTAAGTAAG
Proteins encoded:
- a CDS encoding DUF5659 domain-containing protein — translated: MKNYFFCYSKRVSDFLASKGIQFITVAIEPKTKKMFSLYEINEELQKALDQYKQ